Proteins encoded within one genomic window of Humulus lupulus chromosome 1, drHumLupu1.1, whole genome shotgun sequence:
- the LOC133830437 gene encoding uncharacterized protein LOC133830437, with product MYNNADKGRFMNVYALSQFQFHVTGADDDVEVNLMMKSCSCGVVQLIGIPCPYAGAAAIERGVNLYSLCSLFYIIDSWRNSYKETIYLIGNKDDWIIPDDIKNMVVGVPIDKQVGHPKKPMIGRPRTNCWLSSREKDVKMHKCHRYGGRSHNKSSCKARL from the coding sequence ATGTATAACAATGctgacaaaggaaggttcatgaatgtATATGCCCTTAGCCAATTCCAGTTTCATGTAACTGGTGCAGACGATGAtgttgaggtgaatttgatgatgaAATCATGCTCATGTGGTGTAGTCCAGCTCATAGGCATACCTTGTCCCTATGCTGGTGCAGCAGCTATAGAGCGTGGGGTGAACCTATACTCTTTGTGTTCACTGTTTTACATTATTGATTCATGGAGGAATTCGTATAAAGAAACCATTTACCTAATTGGGAACAAGGATGATTGGATAATTccagatgacattaagaatatggtagtCGGTGTACCCATAGATAAACAAGTTGGTCATCCAAAGAAGCCAATGAtaggaagaccaaggacaaaCTGTTGGCTATCCAGCAGGGAAAAAGATGTGAAAATGCATAAGTGTCATAGATATGGTGGTCGTAGCCACAACAAGTCCTCATGCAAAGCACGGCTCTGA